CCAAGAACGACATTGCCCATCGCCACCTCTCGCTCCAATTTGCCGACCATGGCCGCAGCATGCCGCTCGAGCGCGCCTATCAGGCCGTCGTCTGGGGCCGGCCCCGCACGCTGACGGGCACGGTCGACGCGCCGCTTGGCCGCGCCACCGGCGATCGCACGCGCCGCGCCGTCAAGCGCCCCGACAGTCATGACGCCGACGAGGCGATCACCCATTACGAGGTGGTCGAGCGCTTCCAAGAAAAACCCGACGCGACCGCGCTTGCCTCACTGGTCGAGTGCCACCTCGAAACCGGCCGCACCCATCAGATCCGTGTCCATATGGCCCATATCGGCCATCCGCTGCTTGGTGACACGGTTTACGGCGCTGGCTTCAAGACCAAGGCCAATATCCTGCCCGAAGAAATCCGCAAGGTCGTCAACGGTTTCGGCCGCCAGGCGCTGCATGCCTTCATGTTGCAGTTCGAGCATCCCCGCACCGGCGAAATCATGCGTTTCGAAGTGCCGCTACCGGATGATATGGTAGAACTGGTCGAGTCATTGCGAGGATAGAGGCGTCT
This Rhizobium sp. NZLR1 DNA region includes the following protein-coding sequences:
- a CDS encoding RluA family pseudouridine synthase, with protein sequence MSDPFKQAAGNRKVLTADETAEGRLDTWLTAQVAEEFSRSRIKALIKDGQVLLRGEPVTDPQRKVRNGDSFEITLPEPEDPTPQGEDIPLDILHEDDDVIVISKPSGLVVHPGPGNWTGTLVNALIYHCGDTLSGIGGVRRPGIVHRLDKDTTGVMVVAKNDIAHRHLSLQFADHGRSMPLERAYQAVVWGRPRTLTGTVDAPLGRATGDRTRRAVKRPDSHDADEAITHYEVVERFQEKPDATALASLVECHLETGRTHQIRVHMAHIGHPLLGDTVYGAGFKTKANILPEEIRKVVNGFGRQALHAFMLQFEHPRTGEIMRFEVPLPDDMVELVESLRG